A genomic region of Clarias gariepinus isolate MV-2021 ecotype Netherlands chromosome 23, CGAR_prim_01v2, whole genome shotgun sequence contains the following coding sequences:
- the LOC128511695 gene encoding olfactory receptor class A-like protein 1 — protein MDSELLTRGLLYLSLSVVGIPGNVAVIYAYLMALHHEKCLLTADAIVLHLALANLLVVGVRCVLETFATFHIANVFDDTGCKGVIFVYRTARSLSIWLTFVLSTYQCLSIAPPGSRWATARELFTRFLWLIFLVVWIINISVSSPSIVFAMGAKNNSKLLQNSINVQFCFINFPSVSVKDANGAAQTVRDVVPMAFMTTTSLIILVFLYKHSRHVRAIRGAGGSSAESRAAVTVVTLVTLYVMLYGVDNGLWVYTIIIKQTMSSALMSDLRIFFSSLFAAMSPIIIIVSNKKVNKYVRCCGGEKTSG, from the coding sequence ATGGATTCTGAGCTTCTAACACGCGGGcttctgtatctctctctgtctgtggtGGGAATCCCGGGCAACGTTGCTGTGATCTATGCCTACCTGATGGCACTGCACCACGAGAAGTGTCTCCTCACTGCCGACGCCATCGTGCTGCACCTGGCCCTGGCCAATCTGCTAGTGGTAGGAGTTCGGTGTGTGCTTGAAACTTTTGCTACCTTTCACATTGCGAACGTTTTCGATGACACCGGTTGCAAAGGCGTCATTTTCGTCTACAGGACGGCCCGGTCACTTTCCATCTGGCTCACCTTTGTGCTGAGCACCTACCAGTGCCTGAGCATCGCACCCCCGGGGTCACGCTGGGCGACCGCCCGGGAGCTTTTCACCCGTTTCCTTTGGCTAATCTTCTTGGTTGTGTGGATCATTAACATCTCCGTAAGTTCTCCATCCATCGTCTTCGCCATGGGCGCCAAGAACAACTCCAAGCTTCTCCAGAACAGCATCAACGTGCAGTTCTGCTTCATCAATTTCCCATCGGTGAGCGTCAAGGACGCTAACGGCGCAGCACAGACAGTCAGGGACGTCGTACCCATGGCTTTCATGACTACCACCAGCCTCATCATTCTCGTTTTCCTCTACAAACACAGCCGTCATGTCAGAGCTATCCGTGGTGCAGGAGGAAGTTCTGCCGAAAGCAGGGCAGCCGTTACTGTTGTCACGTTGGTGACGCTGTACGTCATGTTGTACGGAGTGGACAACGGACTTTGGGTTTACACCATAATCATCAAGCAGACTATGTCGTCTGCGCTCATGTCAGACCTGCGCATCTTCTTTTCGTCCCTGTTCGCCGCCATGAGCCCCATCATTATCATAGTGTCCAATAAAAAGGTGAACAAATACGTGAGGTGTTGCGGCGGGGAGAAGACGTCCGGCTGA